The stretch of DNA TGTATCTTCAATTGTATCATGCAAAAGAGCAACAGCAATGGTCGCTTCATCTAACCGCATATCTGTCAAAATAGCGGCTACTTCTAAAGGATGAGAAAAATAAAGATCACCTGAAGCACGCTTTTGATGACCATGCTTTCGCATTGCGTAATCGTAGGCTCTATTCAACAGAGCCTCATCTACGTCAGACTTGTAACGCTGAACACGTCCAACAAGCTCACACTGACGCATCATACAAGCATATCCTTTACATCTTCACAACCTAACCCTTATTGAACATGAATATCTCTTCAATAAAAGACAAGAAAATAAACGCTACCGCATGACATCGTATATTTATTCCTTAAAACAATCAATAATCGTCACTTTTCTCTGGAACAACCAAACCTTCAATACCTGCTAAAAGATCCTCTTCCGACATATGATCGAATGAACTACTCTCTTCTTCCGACGATGTGCTAAAAACACCTTCAGCTTCACTGACATGAGAAATCAGTCCACTCGCCATTTCTGGCTCATCCACTTCCACGTGTTTCTGCAACGAATGAATAAGGTCTTCTTTCAAATCAGCAGGTGACAACGTCTCTTCTGCTATTTCACGCAAAGCAACGACCGGATTCTTATCATTATCACGATCAACCGTCATCTGCGCACCTTGGGAAATCTGACGCGCTCGATGCCCTGCTAAAAGCACCAATTCAAAGCGATTATCGACTTTATCAATACAATCTTCTACTGTTACGCGGGCCATCCATGCCTCTTTCTTAAAGATTAATAAATTTCATGGTAGGAATGGATTATATACAATAATCAAAATAAAACACAAGAAAAACAACACACACTTTAATATTTTTTGCTCAAAGAGTTTATTAAAAAAATCTTGGAAGCTTTTAAAAAGCACAGAACCTATTCAAAGCAGTTATCAATGCCACTCTAA from Bartonella taylorii encodes:
- the rpoZ gene encoding DNA-directed RNA polymerase subunit omega, whose protein sequence is MARVTVEDCIDKVDNRFELVLLAGHRARQISQGAQMTVDRDNDKNPVVALREIAEETLSPADLKEDLIHSLQKHVEVDEPEMASGLISHVSEAEGVFSTSSEEESSSFDHMSEEDLLAGIEGLVVPEKSDDY